From the genome of Acidobacteriota bacterium:
CGGAGATCGGCATAGCGCTCCATGATGCGCCGCGCCTCGCCCGCATCCTCGGGCAAGAACGGCTCGAGCTGGTACGCGCCGCGTACCACCTCGTCGACGAGCGCCATCTGCGCCTGGTGGCCAACACGCGTCGCAACCAGATAGTCGAGCTCCGCGAGGACGAAGGGCGACAGCACGCGCGGCGGCCTCGCCGATGCGAGGGCCGCCACCGCACGGCCGTGCAGCACTTCGTTCGCGTCGATCGCGGCGTAGAGCCCTCCGGTATCGAGCACGATCATCGCGTGCCGAACCCCTCGAGCGCCCGATCGACG
Proteins encoded in this window:
- a CDS encoding PIN domain-containing protein, yielding RRSGARGVRHAMIVLDTGGLYAAIDANEVLHGRAVAALASARPPRVLSPFVLAELDYLVATRVGHQAQMALVDEVVRGAYQLEPFLPEDAGEARRIMERYADLRVGLTDASVVVLANRHRALDLLCTDERHFRALRGPGGRPFRLLPADA